A stretch of Candidatus Parvarchaeota archaeon DNA encodes these proteins:
- a CDS encoding alanine--glyoxylate aminotransferase family protein, with amino-acid sequence MLLTPGPVKLTDQIRTAQAKEMISHRGKDFEALYSDLVGRFKKYAGATDAFIMTGSGSLGIEAIILNCVKKEEKMLIIQNGDFGRRFADVARIYTNVMEDKVELGKGIGVEHAKRLIDESNAQVFGMVYNETSVGVANQAKEIFNYAKSKGMYTVMDAVSAWAGMELDMNSFGVDFMATGSQKAIGCSPGISMVGISKAGYERYESKNNPSYYSDFKTWRKFGLKNQTPWTPAVSPMFSLQAGFDRLDKDGGLEANIKRHSFAAQYSREWIVRSGFQVFAQPGFYSNTISSFLHPRADEVKSTLKAKYGIEIAGGFGELKGKLLRICHIGNFTIDELDLTFAALDSLFAKIK; translated from the coding sequence ATGCTTCTTACCCCGGGTCCAGTAAAACTTACAGATCAAATCAGGACAGCCCAGGCAAAGGAGATGATTTCTCATCGTGGCAAGGACTTTGAGGCACTTTACTCTGATTTAGTTGGAAGGTTCAAAAAATACGCCGGCGCAACAGACGCCTTCATAATGACTGGCTCCGGAAGCCTTGGGATAGAGGCAATAATCCTCAACTGCGTAAAAAAGGAGGAAAAGATGCTTATAATCCAAAACGGCGATTTTGGGAGGCGTTTTGCGGATGTTGCAAGAATCTACACCAACGTAATGGAGGACAAGGTGGAACTAGGAAAGGGAATAGGCGTTGAGCATGCCAAGAGGCTTATTGACGAGTCAAATGCGCAAGTGTTTGGTATGGTCTACAATGAGACTTCTGTTGGCGTGGCAAACCAGGCAAAGGAAATTTTCAACTATGCAAAATCCAAGGGAATGTACACTGTCATGGATGCGGTTTCGGCATGGGCCGGCATGGAGCTTGACATGAATTCATTTGGCGTAGATTTCATGGCAACAGGCTCGCAAAAGGCAATCGGCTGTTCTCCTGGCATTTCGATGGTTGGAATCTCAAAGGCCGGCTATGAGCGCTATGAATCAAAGAACAATCCATCCTACTATTCAGACTTCAAAACTTGGAGAAAATTCGGCTTGAAAAACCAAACTCCCTGGACTCCAGCAGTAAGTCCAATGTTCTCATTGCAGGCAGGCTTTGACAGGCTTGACAAGGACGGGGGGCTTGAGGCAAACATCAAACGCCACAGCTTTGCGGCGCAGTATTCGCGCGAGTGGATTGTCAGGTCAGGCTTCCAGGTTTTTGCGCAGCCGGGCTTTTATTCAAATACAATTTCCTCATTTTTGCATCCAAGGGCCGATGAGGTGAAGTCAACACTCAAGGCCAAATATGGCATCGAAATTGCAGGAGGATTCGGGGAGCTTAAAGGCAAGCTTCTTAGGATTTGCCACATCGGCAACTTTACTATTGACGAGCTTGACTTGACATTTGCCGCGCTTGATAGCCTCTTTGCCAAAATCAAATGA
- a CDS encoding hydroxyacid dehydrogenase, giving the protein MIKSNNKSNPNNYCGLINGGTLKILVADKTEPEVLEKLKTLGDVVYQPSDLKSQLVDSQILIVRSATKVTRELLSSTSSLKLIIRAGVGLDNVDPVACKEKSISVMNTPGASTNAVAELAVGLIFSLLRKIPQAHASMKAGKWEKKSLTGLELSGKAVGIVGYGRIGSAVGRMCKALGMRVLYTNLADLNDGVGKHVELELLLAEADVISIHTVLTDQTRGMFNAQAFSKMKKGAYLINLARGQIVDEDALYDALISGQLAGAALDVFSQEPYTGKLLGLENIVLTPHIGASTKEAQLRIGAEIIQIIKDLKS; this is encoded by the coding sequence ATGATAAAATCAAACAACAAAAGTAATCCTAACAATTACTGCGGCCTTATAAATGGTGGTACTTTGAAAATCCTTGTTGCTGACAAAACAGAGCCAGAAGTCCTTGAGAAGCTTAAGACACTTGGGGATGTTGTCTACCAGCCGTCTGATTTGAAGTCGCAGCTTGTGGACTCGCAAATTCTCATTGTCCGAAGCGCCACAAAGGTTACGCGCGAGCTTCTGTCATCAACAAGCTCCCTGAAGCTGATAATACGGGCTGGCGTGGGGCTTGACAATGTTGACCCTGTTGCGTGCAAGGAAAAATCAATCAGCGTCATGAACACCCCAGGCGCGTCCACTAATGCTGTCGCAGAGCTGGCTGTTGGCCTGATTTTCAGCCTTTTGAGGAAAATCCCCCAGGCACACGCTTCAATGAAGGCAGGCAAATGGGAAAAAAAATCCCTCACCGGTCTGGAGCTGTCTGGAAAGGCAGTCGGAATCGTTGGTTATGGAAGAATTGGCAGCGCTGTTGGAAGAATGTGCAAAGCCTTGGGCATGAGGGTTCTTTACACCAACCTTGCAGATTTGAATGACGGGGTTGGGAAGCACGTGGAGCTTGAACTGCTTTTGGCAGAGGCTGATGTCATTTCCATACATACAGTCCTAACAGACCAGACGCGAGGCATGTTCAATGCCCAGGCATTTTCAAAAATGAAAAAAGGCGCATATCTGATTAATCTTGCCCGAGGCCAGATTGTCGACGAGGATGCTTTATATGATGCCCTCATATCAGGTCAGCTTGCTGGTGCGGCACTGGATGTTTTTTCGCAAGAGCCCTATACGGGAAAACTTCTCGGGCTTGAAAACATTGTGCTCACCCCGCACATCGGGGCCAGCACCAAGGAGGCACAACTGCGCATAGGGGCTGAAATCATCCAGATTATCAAGGATTTAAAATCATGA